In Colletotrichum destructivum chromosome 8, complete sequence, the following proteins share a genomic window:
- a CDS encoding Putative lysine methyltransferase, S-adenosyl-L-methionine-dependent methyltransferase superfamily: protein MLLEPKDFPQMWQKPSSDDLLNTLKQLELSPPIWSHKRRRSDIIHEQEATVYFRREVSMYLSSIIKSSLSWIEDADEKEEIWSEASRRMAERCGRTAMGEITRQWPFREDALTPTFELIIREPPLTGDSLGHKTWGSSYVLAQHLPSIGSTALFRLFDESLGQPRPSVLELGSGTGLLGLAAAALWKVHVILSDLPDIMSNLQHNVEANRATVEKFGGSLNAGALTWGGSGENEVDQSLFDKKNQFKVVLAADPLYDDCHPGLLAGAFSQQLSTEDDARAVVMVPLRDETTKRLLRLFRDTMGSQEMSLVCIEEGTLDGQDDWGEAEEGTQVTCWWGIFARKQ from the exons ATGTTACTCGAGCCAAAGGATTTCCCGCAGATGTGGCAGAAACCGTCAAGTGATGACTTACTCAACACACTGAAGCAATTGGAACTCAGCCCTCCGATATGGAGTCACAAGCGCAGGAGATCCGACATCATTCATGAGCAGGAAGCCACGGTCTACTTCCGGCGCGAGGTGTCCATGTACCTGTCATCTATCATCAAGAGCAGTCTCTCCTGGAtcgaagatgccgatgagaaggaggagatcTGGTCAGAGGCCAGCCGCAGGATGGCGGAGCGCTGTGGAAGAACAG CCATGGGCGAGATCACGCGACAGTGGCCCTTCCGGGAGGACGCTCTCACTCCGACATTCGAGCTCATCATCCGCGAGCCGCCCCTGACAGGCGACTCACTCGGTCACAAGACATGGGGCTCGTCGTACGTACTGGCGCAACACCTACCGTCTATCGGCTCCACCGCCCTGTTCCGCCTCTTCGACGAGTCTCTCGGCCAGCCTCGACCGTCCGTATTGGAGTTGGGCTCCGGAACAGGCCTGCTTGgactcgccgccgcggcttTGTGGAAGGTCCACGTTATCTTGAGTGACTTACCGGACATCATGTCTAACCTGCAGCATAACGTCGAGGCCAACCGGGCGACCGTGGAGAAGTTTGGCGGGTCACTGAACGCAGGAGCCCTGACCTGGGGTGGTTCAGGGGAAAATGAGGTTGACCAAAGCTTGTTTGACAAGAAGAACCAGTTCAAG gttgtcctcgccgctgATCCACTCTACGACGATTGTCATCCGGGCCTTCTGGCTGGCGCTTTTTCGCAACAGCTTTCTACTGAAGACGACGCACGCGCTGTTGTGATGGTTCCTTTGCGAGACGAAACTACCAAACGGCTTTTGAGATTGTTCAGAGATACCATGGGAAGTCAAGAGATGTCTCTGGTGTGCATTGAAGAGGGGACACTTGATGGCCAGGACGATTggggcgaggccgaggagggcacCCAAGTGACATGTTGGTGGGGCATCTTTGCACGCAAGCAATAG
- a CDS encoding Putative winged helix DNA-binding domain superfamily, with product MTREKERPTMPSLKVPETGLILESSAASGNPVPPQAFTINLSDNVLEDMIKCVQSGEDLQLALGSSPMLLYGSSSHTLSPIRDPFSHDLFLTKPFESTKRATRLPQTSSLWKKLPGPDVPKKTEQVKAKGAPSTSSSGMDSDIENLQNSIAAATASKKQSRVMDRLAPANNKKATGKTAKSKLLSSMASYGNGGGKSSPSGSPALVAVSSPSTNPVFSSSQQVVEKFKEQRSMIVHELAVQERPYDYLESLWEGKEEDFRPALEKVAQFEPDTQMWALRKNYWRELDVWKYDYDTQDTRQKAIDNAIRQFDKMRLATTEIEWQKLLPREERGKGKILSKLQANIAKASSAAPPPKIKVSDATSDNGDEDVLKTKGGETMSRSSSNPLPAKPKKAADSQVKRLLSTNKKAITPKAAPSKTKERAPASSKNGRVLSAEFVTNSDSDSESSEDKPMATIVASKARPTPSATPVLKKKAEAPAPKPKIAVPKPKPRPVDKPAERPVERSTERPRDKSPQPRREAVKTAKSQPPKREREEEADDSSSSSGAPLAKRAKPKAPIKAPVSLKQRPADVSLASSRNSSGVSYKSKNTSPAKSSPLASSPPTNASELEHSAPPKKRKVMESSDSTESARTKPAPKRQRGLSPDLVTKAARFKAFYEKYETLHWEIADMRNPPQEKMHDLLEMRERLKTMKTEIYKECPPAIAVA from the exons ATGACCcgagaaaaagagagaccCACGATGCCTTCGCTCAAGGTCCCGGAAACCGGCCTCATTCTTGAGAGctcggccgcctcgggcaACCCTGTACCTCCACAGGCCTTCACCATCAACCTCTCCGACAATGTTCTTGAGGACATGATCAAGTGCGTTCAGAGTGGTGAGGACCTCCAGTTAGCCCTGGGGAGCAGCCCG ATGTTGCTCTACGGATCTAGCTCCCATACCCTTTCTCCGATCCGCGATCCCTTCTCTCACGACCTCTTCCTTACGAAACCCTTTGAATCAACGAAACGAGCTACGCGGTTACCACAAACCTCTTCACTGTGGAAGAAGCTACCCGGCCCCGATGTCCCCAAAAAGACCGAGCAAGTCAAAGCGAAGGGCGCCCCTTCGACTTCGTCGTCCGGCATGGACTCGGATATAGAGAATCTGCAGAACTCCATCGCCGCGGCGACTGCGTCGAAGAAGCA GTCGCGGGTCATGGATAGGTTAGCACCGGCGAACAACAAGAAGGCCACGGGGAAGACGGCCAAGTCGAAGCTACTGTCAAGTATGGCATCTTACGGCAACGGAGGCGGCAAATCCTCGCCATCGGGATCACCGGCTCTGGTAGCCGTCAGCTCGCCGTCAACAAACCCtgtcttctcgtcgtctcaACAGGTTGTCGAGAAATTCAAGGAGCAGAGGTCGATGATCGTCCACGAGCTGGCGGTACAGGAACGGCCCTACGATTATTTGGAAAGCCTCTGGGAGGGCAAAGAGGAAGACTTCAGGCCCGCCCTGGAGAAGGTGGCTCAGTTCGAGCCGGACACGCAAATGTGGGCGTTGCGAAAAAATTACTGGAGAGAGTTGGATGTGTGGAAATACGATTATGATACCCAAGATACCCGGCAGAAGGCGATCGACAACGCGATCCGACAGTTCGACAAGATGCGGCTGGCAACAACGGAGATTGAGTGGCAGAAGCTCCTACCGAGGGAAGAACGAGGAAAGGGTAAGATCCTCAGCAAGCTGCAGGCGAACATTGCCAAAGCTTCTTCGGCTGCACCGCCACCCAAGATCAAGGTCAGTGACGCAACAagcgacaacggcgacgaggatgtcctCAAGACAAAGGGCGGTGAAACAATGTcacggtcgtcgtcgaaccCGCTACCCGCGAAACCtaagaaggccgccgactCCCAGGTCAAGCGCCTCTTGTCGACGAACAAAAAAGCTATCACGCCCAAGGCTGCACCGAGCAAGACTAAAGAGAGAGCACCCGCCTCCAGCAAGAACGGCCGCGTTCTTTCTGCAGAGTTTGTGACCAACTCAGACTCGGACTCCGAGTCTTCAGAGGACAAGCCCATGGCAACCATCGTGGCTTCCAAGGCTAGACCCACACCTTCGGCCACGCCTGtcctcaagaagaaggctgaGGCACCTGCACCAAAGCCAAAGATTGCCGTACCCAAGCCAAAGCCCAGGCCGGTCGACAAGCCGGCGGAGCGACCAGTGGAGAGATCGACTGAGCGACCTAGGGACAAGTCTCCTCAGCCTCGGCGGGAAGCCGTTAAGACGGCCAAGTCACAGCCACCTAAGCGTGAgcgggaagaagaagcagacgaCAGCAGCTCCAGCTCTGGCGCTCCCCTGGCCAAGCGCGCGAAACCCAAGGCGCCGATCAAGGCACCCGTCAGCCTCAAGCAACGCCCCGCAGATGTCTCTCTTGCTTCATCCCGCAACTCGTCTGGCGTCTCTTACAAGAGCAAGAACACATCACCGGCCAAATCTTCGCCATTGGCTTCGTCACCGCCAACGAATGCATCGGAGCTTGAACACTCAGCACCGCCCAAGAAGCGCAAAGTCATGGAATCGTCCGACTCCACCGAGAGCGCCCggaccaagccagcccccAAGCGTCAACGCGGACTCAGCCCCGACCTGGTCACCAAGGCCGCGCGTTTCAAGGCATTCTATGAAAAGTATGAGACACTGCACTGGGAGATCGCCGACATGCGCAACCCGCCCCAAGAGAAGATGCACGATCTCCTCGAGATGCGCGAGCGGCTGAAAACGATGAAGACGGAGATATACAAGGAATGCCCGCCTGCAATTGCAGTCGCTTAG
- a CDS encoding Putative dynein light chain, type 1/2, dynein light chain superfamily protein, with product MADAKSTSPAPREKLEAQVKSADMTDDMQQESIEVAQEAMAKFTIEKDIAQHIKRTFDERKGPTWHCIVGRNFGSFVTHETKHFIYFYLGHCAILLFKTQ from the exons ATGGCCGACGCAAAGAGCACCTCACCCGCCCCTCGCGAGAAGTTGGAAG CGCAGGTCAAGAGCGCCGACATG ACCGACGATATGCAACAGGAGTCTATCGAAGTTG CCCAggaggccatggccaagTTCACCATTGAGAAG GACATCGCCCAGCACATCAAGCGAACC TTCGACGAGCGGAAGGGTCCTACATGGCACTGCATTGTCGGTCGCAACTTTGGCAGCTTCGTAACCCATG AAACTAAGCACTTCATCTACTTTTACCTCGGCCATTGCGCGATTCTGCTTTTCAAGACCCAATAG
- a CDS encoding Putative RNA recognition motif domain, nucleotide-binding alpha-beta plait domain superfamily, whose amino-acid sequence MSATTAAPTTSMETSRIFVRGLPPKITEADFRQHFSAGGREVTDVKVIPLRRIGYVGYKTPEVAAKAVKYFNRSYIRMSRINVELARPIADPAPQHTNGSTGQTYVATSQGSAAPQPSSLEEKDAKKKRKREDLDESDPKLREFLQVMGPSKNAANEMSDVMDPVAVKEQKKLLQDGESDDEYEAIPSRPEKRQMREAPKGEQRTEPMPEKDEAMSDAAPAPQSMEDVPQEQAPPAPINTATTDDDWLRSRTNRLLDLVDIGEAAQPPVQQNSGETAGSASAGQREVPAEVTELPKAETKGGTMVDNASSPIESVEENGTLATIKRSSRLFVRNLPFSANEEDLRAHFEHYGELQEVHLPVTVGGASKGFAMVQFTNAESAVAAFQSTDGQTFQGRLLHVLPAEVKRDTRLDEFAISKLPLKKQNLIRKKAEAASSTFNWNSLYMSQDAVNASVANRLGVSKSELLDPTSADAGVKQAIAETSIIQETKAYFVSNGVDLDAFKSQKRGDTAILVKNFPFGTTMEELRTMFEEHGTVLRVLMPPSGTIAIIDFAQPAHAKAAFAKLAYRRIKDTVLFLEKAPKDLFKNDASVSMTQGKEDRPAGVQKLSVTELLGRDEQGETDVVTTSLFVRNLNFSTTTEKLAETFKPLDGFVSARVKTKMDPKKPGQVLSMGFGFVVFKTKEQAQAALQAMDGFVLEGHTLAVKASHKGQDAAEERRREDKARKAAGQRTKIVIKNLPFEVTKKDIRTLFGTYGQLRAVRLPKKFGNSTRGFAFAEFVAPREAENALNALRDTHLLGRRLVLDYAEAEAVDAEEEIAKMQRKIGGQVNKVAISQLMGQNRKRVNIGGDNVDEMDM is encoded by the exons ATGTCTGCGACTACTGCTGCTCCTACCACATCAATGGAGACCTCCCGCATTTTCGTGAGAGGGCTCCCGCCTAAGATTACCGAGGCCGACTTTCGACAGCACTTCTCGGCTGGAGGTCGGGAGGTGACGGACGTCAAGGTCATCCCCCTGAGAAGGATTGGTTATGTTGGATACAAGACCCCCGAAGTTGCTGCCAAGGCGGTCAAATACTTCAACAGATCCTACATCCGGATGTCGAGAATTAATGTCGAACTCGCAAGGCCG ATTGCTGATCCTGCCCCCCAGCACACAAATGGGAGTACCGGACAGACGTATGTGGCCACGTCACAAGGCTCGGCCGCGCCTCAGCCGTCTAGTcttgaggagaaggacgcGAAGAAGAAACGCAAGCGAGAGGACTTGGACGAGTCGGACCCAAAGCTCCGCGAGTTCTTGCAAGTCATGGGACCTAGCAAGAACGCAGCCAATGAGATGTCGGATGTCATGGATCCTGTTGCTGTCAAGGAGCAGAAAAAGCTGCTTCAAGACGGCGAGAGTGACGATGAGTATGAGGCCATCCCGTCTCGGCCTGAGAAACGGCAGATGAGGGAGGCGCCAAAGGGAGAGCAGCGTACGGAGCCCATGCCAGAAAAGGACGAGGCTATGTCTGACGCTGCTCCTGCCCCTCAGTCCATGGAAGATGTGCCTCAGGAACAAGCCCCTCCTGCTCCCATCAACACGGCCACAACAGATGATGATTGGCTTCGTTCAAGGACGAACCGGTTGTTGGACCTGGTGGATATCGGTGAGGCGGCCCAACCTCCTGTCCAACAAAACAGCGGAGAGACAGCCGGAAGTGCGTCCGCGGGACAACGAGAGGTACCCGCGGAGGTTACCGAGCTACCTAAGGCTGAGACCAAGGGCGGAACCATGGTCGATAACGCCTCGTCCCCTATTGAGAGCGTTGAGGAAAACGGCACCCTCGCCACCATCAAAAGAAGCTCCAGGCTGTTCGTGCGAAACCTACCCTTCAGTGCCAACGAGGAGGATCTGCGGGCGCACTTCGAACATTACGGAGAACTTCAAGAG GTACACTTGCCAGTCACTGTCGGAGGCGCAAGCAAGGGCTTCGCCATGGTGCAGTTCACGAATGCAGAGtcagccgtcgccgcatTCCAGTCGACGGATGGTCAGACCTTCCAAGGGCGACTTTTGCACGTCTTGCCCGCTGAGGTAAAGCGCGATACTCGGCTGGACGAGTTTGCAATTTCAAAGTTGCCCTTGAAAAAGCAGAACCTGATCCGCAAGAAGGCGGAGGCTGCGTCTAGCACGTTCAACTGGAATTCTCTGTACATGAGCCaggacgccgtcaacgccTCCGTGGCAAACCGGCTGGGTGTGTCTAAATCGGAGCTTCTTGATCCCACGTCGGCAGACGCTGGTGTCaagcaggccatcgccgagacGTCGATCATCCAGGAGACTAAGGCATACTTTGTGTCGAACGGTGTGGATCTCGATGCCTTTAAGTCCCAGAAGCGGGGCGACACGGCTATTCTGGTCAAGAATTTCCCTTTCGGCACGACGATGGAGGAGCTGAGAACCATGTTTGAAGAGCACGGCACCGTTCTGAGGGTGCTGATGCCACCTAGTGGCACCATTGCCATTATCGACTTTGCGCAGCCAGCGCATGCGAAGGCGGCGTTCGCCAAGCTTGCGTATAGGCGCATCAAGGACACAGTGCTGTTTCTCGAGAAGGCTCCCAAGGACCTTTTCAAGAATGATGCCTCTGTATCCATGACGCAGGGCAAGGAGGATCGGCCTGCCGGTGTTCAGAAGCTCAGTGTCACGGAGCTGTTGGGCCGGGACGAGCAGGGCGAGACTGATGTGGTTACGACGTCGCTGTTCGTAAGAAATCTCAACTTCTCCACGACGACAGAGAAGTTGGCAGAGACGTTCAAACCGTTGGACGGCTTCGTCTCTGCAAGGGTGAAGACCAAGATGGACCCTAAGAAGCCCGGACAGGTACTGAGTATGGGATTCGGGTTCGTCGTCTTTAAGACCAAGGAACAGGCACAGGCGGCTCTCCAGGCCATGGATGGGTTCGTGCTAGAGGGCCACACGCTTGCCGTCAAGGCTTCGCACAAGGGCCAGGATGCCGCAGAGGAACGCAGGCGGGAAGACAAGGCCCGCAAGGCGGCGGGGCAGCGGACGAAGATTGTCATTAAGAACTTGCCCTTCGAAGTGACAAAGAAGGACATTCGCACCCTCTTCGGCACCTACGGCCAGCTCAGGGCCGTGCGTCTGCCCAAGAAGTTTGGCAATTCGACGAGAGGTTTTGCCTTTGCCGAGTTTGTCGCACCCAGGGAGGCGGAAAACGCGCTCAACGCGTTGCGAGACACCCACTTGCTAGGCCGCAGGCTGGTTCTAGACTACgcagaggccgaggcggtcgacgcAGAAGAGGAGATTGCCAAGATGCAGCGCAAGATCGGTGGGcaggtcaacaaggtcgccatCTCGCAGCTCATGGGCCAGAACAGGAAGAGGGTGAACATTGGAGGCGACAACGTTGACGAGATGGACATGTGA
- a CDS encoding Putative TEA/ATTS domain-containing protein, which translates to MEHPRPMLPSQRYSPSPVYSYDSRRCTPTGRQPLRESTGNAQSAGSHLGSLASSCRNSPLGLFSPSLTSIPTPPIVPSQAGPGYRSSNGLRRSDALHMARQARLNINPIYYAPEFRPYRDKQDQKDPNEKQIWPRVLEDAFLDSLLIIPHMGRKKYSMQGKQFGRNMLISEYLWIAYCCSLQPGQKAEERKRKQVSSHIQVVKKMFEKHRCYHFFFVKDPDKSEARLKDNMEIASFKDNPVLIALAEGRLPDVRPNYEYFAQILAMDSHVVMRPKTAWIFVASNNVRMDEDGEAYDHHGKPLDKNYYPHLEKNMHKEDITSRGLNGSILLHEYNKELSQKESAAVTELAQEWEAKFPPLHKSLEHAIHDNKWLDILEMTVTLEIHPRSNFPAGSELNGFVELSISLPALQNHRWKCVTKLARPEELRSADNDAFVVEQTSEIGLQYIHRPGCQEGKFECDCRSRPRQDVRVPFPAAEWASILSTCAVYLEPVEDKPKVDDNDDERAKAAEDAALEAERTTAELIQQVGMFQELWSAPPDNSDRRVWTRRGIILWKFRTIHAFDDKWNPIFEKLTPQKGRKPADEDGEEHGASSRREGRSKRVFNPAGTTWRFLTALDPVSSAHQQNVCINPAAASGRDMLMAPTPPYSHNLAAVMNDNLGSAWEPVSMAGQLPSLASTGTLGMMDNFSHGLATPPPTASIHSSYASSYDGSHELASGSHHHHQLDFLAAACTSSMDSQNTLVTDMGSAPADPFLSATAGIQVSNGVGVGVYDEGDVEGISDWDTATSSFHSLNHWNGWNESSDAKTQQWQNENQRSVAANASLWTEGKDHQTWNQPPWAQAVSAVAAVAGTDGRSGWSPVDQQRGLPSLDQISPLKSLAGRKRARSNSLDMDNRENYPATAIQKLVHHRTPASVLDKGGHGHHSWE; encoded by the exons ATGGAGCACCCACGCCCGATGCTCCCGTCACAGCGCTACTCCCCCTCGCCCGTCTACAGCTATGATAGCAGACGATGCACGCCGACGGGGAGGCAACCACTGAGGGAGTCAACTGGCAATGCCCAGTCGGCTGGCTCCCATCTCGGCAGCCTCGCCTCCTCTTGCCGCAACAGCCCTCTTGGTCTCTTCTCACCTAGTTTGACTAGCATACCCACGCCGCCCATCGTGCCGTCCCAAGCTGGGCCTGGCTACAGGAGCAGCAACGGCCTACGAAGATCAGATGCCCTGCACATGGCAAGACAGGCGCGTCTCAACATCAACCCCATCTACTACGCTCCCGAGTTTCGACCCTACCGGGACAAGCAGGACCAGAAGGATCCCAACGAGAAACAAATCTGGCCTCGCGTGCTGGAAGATGCCTTCCTCGACT CCCTGCTCATCATCCCTCACATGGGAAGGAAAAAGTACAGCATGCAGGGAAAGCAGTTCGGACGTAACATGCTCATCAGCGAGTACCTTTGGATTGCCTACTGCTGCAGCTTGCAGCCTGGACAGAAGGCtgaagagaggaagaggaagcaaGTATCCAGCCATATCCAAGTGGTGAAAAAGATGTTTGAGAAGCACCGCTGCT AccacttcttcttcgtcaaggACCCTGACAAAAGCGAGGCCCGTCTTAAGGACAACATGGAGATCGCCTCCTTCAAGGATAACCCGGTTCTGATCGCCCTCGCTGAGGGCCGTCTTCCGGATGTCCGCCCCAACTATGAGTACTTCGCCCAGATTCTGGCCATGGACTCCCACGTCGTCATGAGGCCAAAGACGGCCTGGATCTTCGTTGCCTCCAATAATGTGAggatggacgaggatggcgaggcgTACGACCACCATGGCAAGCCCCTAGATAAGAACTACTACCCCCACCTGGAGAAGAACATGCACAAGGAAGACATCACCTCGAGAGGTCTCAACGGCAGTATTCTCTTGCATGAGTACAACAAGGAACTATCACAAAAGgagtccgccgccgtcaccgaaCTGGCCCAAGAATGGGAGGCCAAGTTCCCGCCTCTGCACAAGTCGCTTGAGCACGCGATCCACGACAACAAGTGGCTCGACATCTTGGAGATGACAGTCACGCTGGAAATCCACCCCCGCAGCAACTTCCCTGCCGGCTCTGAGCTCAACGGCTTCGTTGAGTTGAGCATCTCCCTGCCCGCGCTCCAGAACCACCGCTGGAAGTGCGTCACGAAGCTGGCGCGTCCGGAAGAGCTGCGTAGCGCCGATAACGACGCCTTCGTCGTTGAGCAAACGAGTGAGATTGGCCTACAATACATCCACCGACCGGGATGTCAGGAGGGCAAGTTTGAATGTGACTGCCGCAGCCGTCCTAGGCAGGACGTCCGCGTACCCTTCCCCGCAGCCGAGTGGGCCAGCATACTTAGCACATGTGCTGTCTACCTCGAgcccgtcgaggacaagCCCAAGGTGGATGACAACGATGATGAAAgagccaaggccgccgaagacgccgcGCTCGAAGCCGAGCGGACCACCGCCGAGCTGATTCAGCAGGTCGGCATGTTCCAGGAGCTGTGGTCTGCCCCGCCCGACAACTCGGACCGGCGTGTGTGGACGCGCCGCGGCATCATCCTCTGGAAGTTTCGCACGATTCACGCTTTCGACGACAAGTGGAACCCCATCTTTGAGAAACTAACACCACAAAAGGGCAGAAAACCTGCcgatgaggatggcgaggagcATGGCGCTTCGTCGAGGCGCGAAGGTCGTTCAAAGCGGGTTTTCAATCCCGCCGGTACTACCTGGCGGTTCCTCACGGCTCTGGATcccgtctcctcggcccaCCAGCAGAACGTCTGCATCAATCCCGCGGCTGCCTCAGGCCGTGACATGCTCATGGCTCCGACACCTCCCTACTCTCATAACCTCGCTGCCGTCATGAACGACAACCTCGGCTCTGCTTGGGAGCCCGTCTCAATGGCCGGCCAGCTGCCTAGCCTGGCATCTACCGGGACACTCGGAATGATGGACAATTTCTCTCATGGGCTGGCGACGCCTCCACCAACGGCATCAATCCACTCGTCGTATGCGAGCAGCTATGACGGCAGCCACGAGCTGGCCAGCGGGtctcaccaccaccatcaactCGACTTCCTTGCCGCAGCTTGCACTAGCTCCATGGACAGCCAGAACACTCTGGTCACTGACATGGGCTCGGCTCCTGCCGATCCTTTCCTGTCGGCCACGGCGGGCATCCAAGTTTCAAacggtgtcggcgtcggcgtgtACGATGAAGGGGATGTTGAGGGAATATCCGATTGGGATACTGCGACGTCGTCCTTTCACAGCCTCAATCACTGGAACGGCTGGAACGAGTCGTCCGATGCAAAAACGCAGCAATGGCAGAACGAGAACCAGCGCAGCGTGGCGGCCAACGCCAGCCTCTGGACCGAGGGCAAGGACCACCAGACGTGGAACCAGCCGCCGTGGGCCCAAGCCGTCTCGGCAGTTGCTGCCGTGGCCGGCACGGACGGTAGATCCGGATGGTCGCCTGTGGACCAGCAGCGTGGGCTGCCCTCGCTGGACCAAATCAGCCCGCTCAAGTCTCTGGCCGGCAGGAAGAGGGCGCGCTCCAACAGCCTTGACATGGATAACCGGGAGAACTACCCCGCCACAGCTATCCAGAAACTGGTGCACCATCGAACGCCGGCCTCTGTGCTGGACAAGGGCGGCCACGGACACCACAGCTGGGAATGA
- a CDS encoding Putative cyclophilin-type peptidyl-prolyl cis-trans isomerase domain-containing protein, whose translation MPPTKLPESGNPLVFFDITLGGEPLGRVTFELFKDVVPKTAENFRQFCTGESKDARGRPQGYKGSKFHRIIQGFMCQGGDFLNGDGTGSVCIYGSSKFEDENFNLKHDQPGLLSMANAGPNTNGSQFFITTVPTPFLDNKHVVFGKVVDGMDIVKMMEATKTGYRGKDQPNQDVVIAQCGEM comes from the exons ATGCCTCCCACGAAGCTCCCGGAATCCGGCAACCCGTT GGTCTTTTTTGATATCACCCTTGGCG GTGAACCCTTGGGCCGCGTCACTTTCGAGCTCTTCAAAGATGTCGTGcccaagacggccgagaacTTTCGCCAGTTCTGCACCGGCGAGTCCAAGGACGCCCGTGGCCGTCCGCAGGGCTACAAGGGCTCCAAGTTCCACCGCATA ATCCAAGGCTTCATGTGCCAGGGCGGAGACTTCCTaaacggcgacggcacggGCTCCGTCTGCATCTACGGGTCCTCCAagttcgaggacgagaactTTAACTTGAAGCACGACCAGCCAGGCCTGCTTTCCATGGCC AACGCCGGCCCCAACACCAACGGCTCCCAGTTCTTCATCACTACCGTCCCGACACCCTTCCTTGACAATAAGCACGTCGTTTtcggcaaggtcgtcgacggcatggACATTGTCAAGATGATGGAGGCCACCAAGACGGGGTACCGCGGCAAGGACCAACCGAACcaggacgtcgtcatcgcgCAGTGCGGTGAGATGTGA